One segment of Oscillospiraceae bacterium MB08-C2-2 DNA contains the following:
- the istA gene encoding IS21 family transposase: MDIRSDRQKGMSYTEIARKYNIDPRTAKRYAQADTKPVYSLTDPKPSKLDPYKEQIDVWLEEAPYSALRILEKIKEMGFPGEYSIVKHYVRGKKGQLDEKATVRFETMPGLQGQVDWAFFEDHVVLEDGKQKKLYCFLMVLGYSRMRYIEFVTDMSTNTLIRCHQNAFRYFHGYPEEILYDNMKQVVVKRLLRQEDSTLNRQFEDFAGFYGFKPVLCRPYRGQTKGKVERTVAFVRDNFMVGIRYNSLDDLNGQAVAWCNKVNGKVHATTNEIPFERLKKEGLSPLSREYIIDKINLRRVQKDCLISYAGNQYSVPAEYVGRDVAVVALDNMLAAYYEGKQIALHRISYQKKDMVVNAQHYRRLTLKQSFDIENTLLDGDNVIDFPIRPPSLSAYDEVAEVAQYE, translated from the coding sequence ATGGACATCCGAAGCGACCGCCAAAAAGGAATGAGCTACACAGAGATCGCCCGCAAGTACAACATAGACCCACGCACAGCAAAACGATATGCCCAGGCCGACACAAAACCGGTGTACAGCCTGACAGATCCCAAGCCATCAAAACTGGATCCATACAAAGAACAGATTGACGTGTGGCTGGAAGAAGCGCCGTATTCGGCGCTGCGGATACTGGAGAAGATCAAGGAAATGGGATTTCCGGGAGAATACTCCATCGTGAAGCACTACGTGCGAGGGAAAAAAGGACAGTTGGATGAGAAAGCAACGGTGCGGTTTGAGACGATGCCGGGGCTACAAGGCCAGGTGGACTGGGCATTCTTTGAAGATCATGTTGTGCTGGAAGATGGGAAACAGAAGAAGCTGTACTGCTTCCTGATGGTGCTGGGATACTCCCGGATGCGGTACATAGAATTTGTGACGGACATGAGCACCAACACGCTGATCCGCTGCCACCAGAACGCATTTCGGTACTTTCACGGCTACCCGGAGGAGATACTGTACGACAACATGAAGCAGGTGGTCGTCAAGCGTCTGCTCCGGCAGGAGGACAGCACGCTCAACCGACAATTTGAGGATTTTGCTGGATTCTACGGGTTCAAGCCGGTATTGTGCCGACCCTACCGGGGCCAGACAAAGGGCAAGGTGGAGCGGACAGTGGCGTTTGTTCGGGATAATTTCATGGTGGGAATCCGGTACAATTCGCTTGACGACCTAAACGGACAGGCCGTGGCATGGTGCAACAAGGTCAATGGGAAAGTGCACGCCACCACAAATGAGATTCCATTTGAGAGGCTAAAAAAAGAGGGCCTCAGCCCCCTTTCCAGAGAATATATCATCGACAAAATCAACCTGCGCCGGGTACAAAAAGACTGCCTCATCTCGTATGCCGGCAATCAGTATTCTGTACCAGCAGAATACGTCGGCAGAGATGTGGCAGTCGTAGCCCTGGACAACATGCTTGCCGCCTACTACGAAGGAAAGCAAATCGCCCTGCACCGCATATCGTACCAGAAAAAAGATATGGTAGTCAATGCCCAACATTACCGAAGATTAACCCTTAAGCAATCATTTGACATCGAAAACACCTTGCTGGACGGCGACAATGTCATTGATTTTCCTATCCGGCCGCCAAGTCTGTCCGCATACGATGAAGTAGCGGAGGTGGCGCAGTATGAGTGA
- a CDS encoding AbrB/MazE/SpoVT family DNA-binding domain-containing protein, with protein sequence MNAKNTYRIIDSKGRVLIPKDMRSASGLDYGDIVKLNVRQGAVSIQKVELIEVGDQSPEAVEAYVRAAIKRMPDDTQLSLITDLTELLKQRKEN encoded by the coding sequence ATGAACGCAAAAAACACATACCGCATTATCGACAGTAAGGGCAGAGTGCTGATTCCCAAGGACATGCGCTCAGCATCCGGATTGGACTACGGCGATATCGTAAAGCTGAATGTCCGTCAGGGTGCAGTAAGCATACAAAAGGTGGAGCTTATTGAGGTGGGAGACCAATCCCCCGAAGCGGTGGAGGCTTATGTTCGCGCTGCTATCAAGCGTATGCCGGATGACACGCAGCTAAGTCTTATCACCGATTTAACGGAGCTGCTTAAGCAAAGGAAGGAGAATTAA
- the istB gene encoding IS21-like element helper ATPase IstB, translating into MSEVLYERLKENLESLKMRNTLEIIDNYLERAIKDELNIVDVLDHIFTEEARSKRQRAYEKQIQMSGFPIKKTLEDFDFSFQPSIDKRQIDELSTMRFVENAENVVFLGPPGVGKTHLANALGMVAAKNRYSTYYINCHTLIEQLKKSHYENRLPDKLRTLIRYKVLIIDEIGYLPMDIQGANLFFQLIAKRYEKASTIFTSNKTFSQWNEVFADVTIASAILDRVLHHCTVINIKGESYRLKERKEYMKQKQQIVNTLFEQNAQ; encoded by the coding sequence ATGAGTGAAGTTTTGTACGAGCGACTCAAAGAAAACCTGGAATCCCTCAAAATGCGCAATACCCTGGAGATCATCGACAACTACCTGGAACGAGCTATCAAGGATGAACTCAACATTGTGGATGTCCTCGATCATATCTTCACCGAAGAGGCTAGGAGCAAGCGTCAGAGAGCTTACGAGAAGCAGATTCAGATGTCCGGCTTCCCCATCAAGAAGACCTTGGAGGACTTTGATTTCTCTTTTCAACCCTCCATCGACAAGCGCCAGATCGACGAGCTTTCTACCATGCGGTTCGTGGAGAATGCTGAGAATGTAGTGTTTTTGGGGCCACCTGGCGTTGGCAAAACCCATCTGGCCAATGCGCTGGGTATGGTTGCCGCCAAAAACCGCTACTCCACCTACTACATCAACTGCCATACCCTCATTGAGCAGCTGAAGAAAAGCCACTACGAGAATCGGCTACCAGACAAACTCCGCACCCTCATCCGTTACAAGGTGCTCATCATCGACGAAATTGGGTATTTGCCCATGGATATTCAAGGCGCTAACTTGTTCTTTCAACTCATTGCCAAAAGATACGAGAAAGCCTCTACCATCTTTACCTCAAACAAGACTTTTTCCCAGTGGAATGAAGTTTTTGCCGATGTTACCATTGCTTCCGCTATCCTCGACAGAGTGCTTCACCACTGTACCGTCATCAACATCAAGGGCGAAAGTTATCGCCTGAAAGAGCGCAAAGAGTACATGAAGCAAAAGCAGCAAATCGTCAATACCTTGTTTGAGCAGAACGCTCAGTAA